The Candidatus Hydrogenedentota bacterium DNA segment CGGAACACGGTGAAGAAATACCTTGATGAACCGACACTGGCCATGAAAAAGCAAAGTGTATCCAGTCGTAAAAGCCATTTGGATGCCTATCGCGGCAATATTGAAGCATGGCTTATGGAAGACATGGATTATAAGGCCACGTGGATATACGATCGTTTACGGCCGATGGGATTTGCCGGGAGTTATGAGATTGTAAAGAGAGCAGTCCATGGCA contains these protein-coding regions:
- a CDS encoding winged helix-turn-helix transcriptional regulator, with amino-acid sequence MDIHVMKRQGLSQRQIARKLGISRNTVKKYLDEPTLAMKKQSVSSRKSHLDAYRGNIEAWLMEDMDYKATWIYDRLRPMGFAGSYEIVKRAVHG